In Phocoena phocoena chromosome 11, mPhoPho1.1, whole genome shotgun sequence, one DNA window encodes the following:
- the TMEM52B gene encoding transmembrane protein 52B has protein sequence MRVQSRALMASALVYFIQLPRARCEENCVTPEHCLTTDWVHLWYIWLLVVIGALLLLCGLTSMCFRCCLGHQQNGEDEGRPPYEVTVIAFDQDNTLQSTITSLQSVFGPAARRILAVAHSPSSLSQLPSSLDTLPGYEEALHMTRFTVSRCGQKAPDLPPVPEEKQLPPMAKESPPVEHCSN, from the exons ATGAGAGTGCAATCCCGAGCCCTGATGGCTTCTGCCCTGGTATATTTCATCCAG CTTCCTCGGGCAAGATGTGAGGAGAATTGTGTCACTCCCGAACA TTGCCTGACCACAGATTGGGTACATCTCTGGTATATATG GTTGCTGGTGGTCATTGGGGCGCTGCTTCTCCTGTGTGGTCTCACTTCTATGTGCTTCCGCTGTTGTCTGGGTCACCAGCAAAATGGGGAAGACGAGGGCCGGCCACCCTATGAAGTGACGGTCATCGCTTTTGACCAGGACAACACTCTCCAGAGCACCATCACTT cCCTGCAGTCAGTGTTTGGCCCTGCGGCTCGAAGAATCCTGGCCGTGGCTCACTCCCCCAGCTCCCTGAGCCAGCTGCCGTCCTCCCTGGACACCCTCCCAGGGTATGAAGAAGCTCTTCACATGACTCGCTTCACTGTTTCCAGGTGTGGCCAGAAAGCACCTGATCTACCCCCAGTGCCAGAAGAAAAGCAGCTGCCCCCAATGGCAAAGGAGTCTCCTCCAGTAGAACACTGTTCTAATTGA